The following proteins are encoded in a genomic region of Palaemon carinicauda isolate YSFRI2023 unplaced genomic scaffold, ASM3689809v2 scaffold1049, whole genome shotgun sequence:
- the LOC137635228 gene encoding uncharacterized protein yields MFFAFSFSLCVWKLASLFIMRKCPGLPYQPCGAYMSAVETDPHTLCPFCRGQRCDDDKVCREWSTSQWERFSRRRKKKSKRDLSLSRVSLKTENSKDSSSVARTSSEAPARSVSRERPSSGSVGCSFVDRPRGSGEGVSSHREAALPPPPGEDLSIFASVYNDDLLQLWASLGLKGSPSREALFDLIQFGAVVKQSPVIAEVDRLSIVDVVVAEASDGSGQTPALGADVAEGSVPPSEHPSREELSPTVSPAGDSPPRGSSLTETPLRRTDDGVPAPRGRIRHKARLPLRRRGIPSPDKGVRRRLFGS; encoded by the coding sequence atgttttttgctttctctttcagtttgtgtgtttggaagttggcctctctctttatcatgcggaaatgccctggtttacccTACCAACCTTGTGGggcttatatgtcggcggtcgagacggaccctcacaccttgtgtccgttctgcagaggtcaacggtgtgatgatgataaagtgtgcagggagtggtctacctcccagtgggagaggttttcccggcgacggaagaagaagtctaagcgggatctttctctttcaagggtttccttgaagacggaaaattccaaggactcttcttccgttgcccgaacctcctccgaagctcccgctcgatcggtctctcgtgagaggccgtcaagtggtagcgtaggctgttcttttgttgaccgacctcggggttcgggagagggagtttcCTCCCATAGGGAGgcagctcttcctcctcctcctggggaggatttatctatttttgcttctgtttataatgatgatttattacagctttgggcttccttggggcttaagggttctccctccagggaagccctgtttgacctgatccagtttgGCGCAgttgtcaaacagtcgccggtgatagcggaggttgaccgtctgtctatcgtcgacgttgttgtggcagaggcttccgacgggtcgggtcaaacccctgccttgggtgctgatgttgctgaagggtcagttcccccctccgaacatccttcaagggaggagctgagtccaacggtctctcctgcaggtgattctccccctcgggggagttcactgactgagactcctcttcggaggaccgacgatggtgttcctgctcccagaggacgtatccgtcacaaggctcgccttcctcttcgccgtagaggtatTCCTTCTCCcgacaagggagttaggaggcgcctcttcggctcctaG